In Zygosaccharomyces rouxii strain CBS732 chromosome D complete sequence, one DNA window encodes the following:
- the PPZ1 gene encoding salt homeostasis regulator (similar to uniprot|P26570 Saccharomyces cerevisiae YML016C PPZ1 Serine/threonine protein phosphatase Z isoform of Ppz2p involved in regulation of potassium transport): protein MGNSGSKTAKGTRAPVKGSNGDGSSLTPPFTRTDTSQSAKSTRSLRSLRSRRSESGSTSAQGTPQMLPVNDSESPLPSNIGVSTPTGKDFSSSSGSGGGGSHRNHRRHSNSELPPSSSNKEQEDQHFQTPQGSSTDGNHLNPNMSAQPPTPMTSSRRRSSSKRPSISNADLPPSMIQMEPKSPILKNSNYTIGNVLNYNENALTDEDEDDAANDGFSKGGKSQLDSVRHSHSSRPSSVRSSSSSRVRKRSDNYGNNGGGIADSDLLGSQLQAQQHGISRSNSHASSHSRKSSASAGNTAYSTPLNSPGIFANSHVNGNNGPGQDDYFGSAAMASLHGSNNHHYDPNHSSDSVNRSLNNSLEESGGNDNNSGSHHLTMDATAAEADPSLINHHQHHDSKSRSNSFEGYPTALPTDPELAEGAIDGGSESQQHGKKKKVHKPINIDETIQKLLDAGYAGKRTKNVCLKNSEIAQICHLAREIFLSQPSLLELSPPVKIVGDVHGQYADLLRLFTKCGFPPAANYLFLGDYVDRGKQSLETILLLLCYKIKYPENFFLLRGNHECANVTRVYGFYDECKRRCNIKTWKIFIDTFNTLPLAAIVAGKIFCVHGGLSPVLNSMDEIRHFSRPTDVPDFGLINDLLWSDPTDSPNEWEDNERGVSYCYNKVAINKFLNKFGFDLVCRAHMVVEDGYEFFNDRSLVTVFSAPNYCGEFDNWGAVMSVSEGLLCSFELLDPLDSAALKQVMKKGRQERKLANQQQFQGY, encoded by the coding sequence ATGGGAAATTCAGGTTCCAAGACAGCAAAGGGAACCAGAGCGCCCGTTAAGGGATCTAATGGTGACGGGTCGTCGTTGACACCTCCATTTACAAGGACAGATACATCTCAGTCGGCGAAATCCACGAGATCTTTAAGGTCACTGAGGTCAAGGCGATCCGAATCAGGATCTACAAGTGCACAGGGAACCCCTCAGATGTTACCTGTGAATGATTCTGAATCACCACTGCCTTCGAATATTGGAGTGTCTACGCCTACAGGTAAggatttttcttcaagtagtggtagtggtggtggtggttctCATCGTAATCATCGTAGACATTCTAATTCGGAGTTACCTCCATCTTCCTCAAAtaaggaacaagaagatCAGCATTTCCAAACACCGCAAGGCTCTAGCACAGATGGTAATCAtctaaatccaaatatgTCTGCGCAGCCACCAACACCAATGACATCCAGTAGACGACGCTCGTCTTCTAAAAGACCAAGTATCAGTAATGCGGATTTACCGCCATCTATGATACAAATGGAACCAAAATCAcctattttgaaaaatagCAATTATACCATCGGCAACGTTCTAAATTATAATGAAAATGCATTGAcggatgaagatgaagatgatgcGGCCAACGACGGTTTTAGTAAAGGTGGTAAGTCACAATTGGATAGCGTTAGACATAGTCATTCGTCAAGACCTTCAAGTGTGAGGAGTAGTTCGTCTTCAAGAGTTCGTAAAAGGTCAGATAATTATGGTAACAATGGCGGTGGTATTGCAGATTCTGACTTATTAGGTAGTCAATTACAAGCACAGCAACACGGAATATCAAGATCTAATTCACATGCTTCTTCGCATAGTCGGAAATCATCAGCATCTGCAGGTAATACTGCGTATAGTACACCGTTGAATTCCCCAGGTATATTTGCCAATTCACATGTTAATGGAAATAATGGTCCTGGTCAAGACGATTATTTTGGTTCTGCCGCTATGGCTTCATTACACGGATCTAATAATCATCATTATGATCCAAACCATTCTTCCGACAGTGTAAATAGATcattgaacaattctttggaagagagtggtggtaatgataacaatagtGGCTCACATCATTTAACGATGGACGCTACTGCAGCAGAGGCAGATCCATCATTAATtaatcatcaccaacaccaTGATTCAAAATCACGAAGTAATTCTTTCGAAGGATATCCAACAGCTCTACCTACAGATCCAGAATTAGCAGAAGGTGCAATAGATGGTGGTAGTGAAAGTCAACAGCatggtaagaagaaaaaagttcaTAAACCAATTAATATTGATGAAACGATACAAAAATTATTGGACGCAGGTTATGCGGGTAAAAGAACTAAAAATGtttgtttgaaaaattcagaGATTGCTCAAATTTGTCATTTAGCCAGAGAAATTTTCTTATCACAACCATCACTACTAGAATTATCACCTCCGGTTAAAATTGTTGGTGATGTACATGGTCAATATGCTGATCTTTTAAGGCTTTTCACAAAATGTGGATTTCCACCAGCGGCAAATTACTTATTTTTGGGGGATTACGTAGATCGTGGTAAACAATCCCTAGAGACAATTCTTTTGCTGCTTTGTTACAAAATCAAATATCctgaaaatttctttttgctAAGAGGTAATCATGAATGTGCGAATGTTACAAGAGTCTACGGATTTTATGATGAATGTAAAAGGCGTTGTAATATTAAAAcgtggaaaattttcatcgATACTTTTAACACATTACCATTAGCTGCAATAGTTGCAGGTAAGATTTTTTGTGTTCATGGTGGACTTTCACCAGttttaaattcaatggaTGAAATTCGTCATTTTAGTAGACCTACAGATGTACCGGATTTTGGTTTAATTAACGATTTACTATGGTCAGATCCAACAGATTCTCCGAATGAGTGGGAAGATAATGAAAGAGGTGTCAGTTACTGTTATAATAAGGTTGCAATAAACAAATTTCTAAACAAATTTGGTTTTGATTTGGTTTGCAGGGCCCACATGGTTGTAGAAGATGGATACGagtttttcaatgataGAAGTTTAGTAACAGTTTTTTCAGCACCAAACTACTGCGGTGAATTCGATAATTGGGGGGCTGTAATGAGCGTTAGTGAAGGTTTATTATGTTCATTCGAATTACTAGACCCCCTAGATAGTGCTGCATTGAAACAAGTCATGAAGAAAGGTCGTCAAGAGAGAAAACTGGCcaatcaacaacaatttcaaGGTTATTAA
- the GPI19 gene encoding phosphatidylinositol N-acetylglucosaminyltransferase GPI19 (similar to uniprot|Q04082 Saccharomyces cerevisiae YDR437W Protein required for cell viability) produces the protein MNEDYSKEYEWFAYYITATSILIFTIIWSLLPEQSEFNGTIHVRLFQALLDILPQRKWVIYLQCLILMGMLYTYLALITYNEDVLMPPLDNLNTVTDSQSRLAVVEEKQKFLNNFTFKETSALLDLPIMDVCEILHGDNQLK, from the coding sequence ATGAATGAAGATTACAGCAAGGAATACGAATGGTTCGCCTATTATATCACGGCAACATCAATCCTCATCTTTACCATAATTTGGTCCCTTCTGCCTGAACAGAGTGAATTCAATGGTACGATTCACGTTCGATTATTCCAAGCATTATTAGACATTTTACCACAGAGAAAATGGGTTATTTATCTACAATGTCTTATTTTGATGGGGATGCTATACACATATTTGGCATTAATTACAtataatgaagatgttcTCATGCCACCATTAGACAATTTGAATACAGTGACGGATTCTCAAAGTAGACTGGCAGTTGTTGAAGAGAAGCAAAAATTTCTGAACAATTTTACATTTAAAGAAACAAGTGCTTTACTAGATTTACCTATAATGGATGTTTGCGAAATTTTGCACGGTGATAATCAGTTAAAATAG
- the PSP2 gene encoding Psp2p (some similarities with uniprot|P50109 Saccharomyces cerevisiae YML017W PSP2 Asn rich cytoplasmic protein that contains RGG motifs high-copy suppressor of group II intron-splicing defects of a mutation in MRS2 and of a conditional mutation in POL1 (DNA polymerase alpha) possible role in mitochondrial mRNA splicing): MSLEEFLGDDSLGDSVWNEDDINLEAISNTTNIDILKTKTHKQQGGGNAEVRPNPFGYRSPPPNHGVLESAGNNTNKINSVPMGPPYIVKFSQLPQNFASVDIDDLFHEKFTKFTKCKMFWELNPNPSIATLNSGTIFEQNFKRENKVAFVEVITGRDMDKILKYWTQPLLKYYNIKVEPAQFEDFNEYNAKVKLLTDPRDDASKPYVPPKPRQTSKSSKSNPFGSAKPVDTQSKILDIEEKVGKLHVEDTSTLRRISGSEPNNPQHHHQRKVTLLKKPHEEESASSSSSAIEEPPAKPLSYLQVIKKTAEETKKSPSSSSATTRLSSPATNPASIATATAPPAATAPSTTSTNTTNPISTAETSSTSTPLEKDSTSPPSLENGAGKYDNHNNYQQQHHHNNYHNNNHQHQSQQNNGEDRPYYKRTSFSDNSTGFRGRGGGRGGSFRRGNGPRGGGGFRNQNQNRRGGPSNYNNSSNGSFNNYNDHQQDGKNYPQDEKHYSIFKPASGFLWENGNDKSINNHSQRGGGSSRGSYRGGRNRRNNGFTTV, translated from the coding sequence atgtcattagaagaattcCTTGGGGATGATTCCCTTGGGGATTCAGTTTggaatgaagatgatatcAATTTAGAAGCAATAAGCAATACAACAAATattgatattttaaaaACCAAAACTCATAAACAGCAAGGAGGGGGTAATGCTGAAGTACGTCCAAATCCATTTGGATATAgatcaccaccacctaaTCATGGTGTCCTTGAAAGTGCTGGTAACAATACTAATAAAATTAATTCAGTTCCAATGGGACCTCCATATATCGTTAAATTTTCACAATTACCACAAAATTTTGCCAGTGTCgatattgatgatttaTTTCATGAgaaatttaccaaatttaccaaatgTAAGATGTTTTGGGAACTGAATCCAAATCCATCAATTGCAACTTTGAATTCAGgtacaatttttgaacaaaattttaaaagagaaaataaaGTAGCTTTTGTGGAAGTAATAACAGGTAGAGATATGgataaaattttaaaatattggaCACAACCATTACTCAAGTACTACAACATCAAGGTGGAACCTGCGCAATTTGAAGACTTCAATGAATATAATGCTAAAGTCAAATTATTAACTGATCCAAGAGACGATGCTTCAAAACCTTATGTGCCACCAAAACCAAGACAAACTTCGAAATCTTCGAAATCGAATCCATTTGGGTCAGCAAAACCTGTTGATACCCaatctaaaattttagatattgaagaaaaagttGGGAAGTTGCACGTTGAAGATACAAGTACTTTGAGAAGGATTTCTGGTAGTGAACCAAATAATCcacaacatcatcatcaacgCAAAGTTacacttttgaaaaaaccacatgaagaagaatctgcatcgtcatcatcatcggCAATCGAAGAACCTCCGGCGAAGCCCTTGAGTTATTTACAAgtgataaaaaaaacagCTGAAGAGACTAAGAAGAGTCCTTCAAGTAGCTCTGCCACAACTAGATTATCCTCACCTGCAACAAATCCAGCATCTATAGCTACTGCTACTGCTCCACCTGCTGCTACTGCTCCATCTACAACAAGCACAAATACAACAAACCCTATTTCTACAGCAGAAACATCATCGACATCAACACCCTTGGAAAAGGACTCTACAAGTCCACCTTCTCTAGAAAATGGAGCAGGGAAATATGATAATCACAATAATTATCAGcaacaacatcatcataaCAATtatcataataataaccACCAACACCAGTCTCAGCAGAATAATGGAGAAGATCGTCCATATTACAAACGTACCTCATTTTCTGACAATAGCACCGGCTTTAGAGGCCGTGGTGGTGGCAGAGGAGGCTCCTTCCGTAGAGGTAATGGACCTcgtggtggtggtggtttTAGGAACCAAAATCAGAATCGTAGGGGAGGTCCTTCCAACTATAATAATTCATCCAATGGCTCATTCAACAATTATAATGACCACCAACAAGATGGTAAAAACTATCCACAGGATGAAAAAcattattcaatttttaagCCTGCAAGCGGGTTTCTCTGggaaaatggtaatgaCAAATCGATTAATAACCACAGTCAAAGAGGTGGTGGTTCCAGTCGTGGTTCTTATCGTGGAGGTCGTAACCGCCGTAATAACGGTTTTACAACAGTTTAA
- a CDS encoding uncharacterized protein (similar to uniprot|Q03730 YML018C Saccharomyces cerevisiae Hypothetical ORF), giving the protein MFLEFNRRWTLGLVMLAVVIVLWVLSSFLISLIFENDAYRKPFFITYFNTAAFLLYLLPTGGTIWKNYITYGHWDVERELRREQEGERSVQDDMHSPLIPKDSEDESQKRLSLGDTIKLSAEFCIIWFLANFVTNASLMYTSVASQTILSSTSSFFTLFVGSLCNVESVNKAKVVGSLVSFMGIMLVTGSDSTHAFKLAENSEGVKTLLGNLLALAGALLYGVYSTLLKRRIRDENRVNMTLFFGFVGLFTLVLLWPVMVLLHYIGWETFQLPKTPTVITIVLFNCLITFISDYCWASAMLLTSPLTVTVGLSITIPFAMMGDFIFKHEPITFLYFIGAMLILGSFLIINRQSEEEFLQREEDGANNEVI; this is encoded by the coding sequence ATGTTTTTAGAATTTAATAGGCGGTGGACTTTGGGTTTGGTAATGTTGGCCGTAGTCATTGTGCTATGGgttttatcatcatttttgATAAGCCtcatatttgaaaatgatgcTTACAGGAAACCGTTCTTCATCACATACTTTAATACAGCTGCATTTTTATTATACCTTTTACCAACAGGTGGTACAATATGGAAGAATTATATCACTTATGGTCACTGGGACGTAGAAAGAGAATTGCGTAGAGAACAGGAAGGTGAGAGATCTGTACAAGATGATATGCATAGTCCGTTGATACCGAAGGatagtgaagatgaatcaCAAAAGAGATTGAGTTTGGGTGATACGATTAAGTTAAGTGCGGAGTTTTGCATAATCTGGtttttggcaaattttgTTACCAATGCATCATTGATGTATACATCAGTTGCATCTCAGACGATCTTATCATCGACTTCATCGTTTTTCACACTTTTCGTTGGTTCCCTTTGTAATGTGGAATCTGTTAATAAAGCCAAGGTCGTTGGATCCTTAGTTTCGTTCATGGGAATAATGTTGGTCACTGGTTCTGATTCTACACATGCATTTAAATTGGCCGAAAATTCTGAAGGTGTAAAGACATTACTTGGTAACCTGTTAGCGTTAGCTGGAGCACTTCTCTATGGTGTTTACAGTACACTTTTGAAGCGTCGAATCCGTGATGAAAATAGAGTTAATATGACGTtattttttggatttgttgGTCTCTTCACCTTAGTTTTACTCTGGCCGGTAATGGTTCTTTTGCATTACATTGGTTGGGAAACATTCCAATTACCGAAAACACCAACAGTAATTACAATTGTGCTTTTCAACTGTTTGATAACATTTATCAGTGATTACTGTTGGGCAAGTGCAATGTTATTAACTTCACCGCTAACCGTTACGGTTGGTTTAAGCATTACAATTCCCTTTGCCATGATGGGtgatttcatctttaagCATGAACCCATCACATTTTTGTATTTCATCGGTGCAATGCTAATATTGGGTTCATTCCTCATAATCAACCGCCAATcggaagaagaatttttgcaaagggaagaagatggtgcTAATAACGAAGTAATATAA
- the OST6 gene encoding dolichyl-diphosphooligosaccharide--protein glycotransferase (similar to uniprot|Q03723 Saccharomyces cerevisiae YML019W) yields MKWIGLFWFACMFWQSCQALIDAKEVAPLEDNRGFIKLNDENYPKWSGGIKDHYTILFITISDDNPMDIQCDICHELESALSTVFGLARKQAPATKILMFEVDIVENSKLLKDMNLNSIPHVLIYPPPTSESFKWSVDPFYQYPVSPDNEKRILHFGDFLAQVLDVHLEISDFDYSEFSKYFIASVALFVFIKKQIVPRVTHFRKWATVFVSFVILLTSIGGYKFTEINAIPFIARDGDGKIMYFSGGTGWQFGIEIFAVAAMYVVMGALVVILILSPKLPFSSRAQNIQGAVLSCFLFFAFSYYTKCYKIKFPEYPFEF; encoded by the coding sequence ATGAAGTGGATTGGGTTATTCTGGTTTGCTTGCATGTTTTGGCAAAGTTGCCAGGCACTGATTGATGCTAAGGAAGTTGCTCCACTAGAGGATAACAGGGGTTTCATCAAACtgaatgatgaaaattATCCTAAATGGAGTGGTGGTATTAAGGATCACTACACAATTCTATTCATAACAATTTCTGATGACAATCCCATGGACATCCAATGCGATATATGCCATGAATTAGAATCTGCATTGAGTACTGTATTTGGATTGGCAAGGAAACAAGCGCCTGCGACTAAAATTTTAATGTTTGAAGTAGATATAGTGGAAAATAGTAAGCTACTGAAGGACATGAACTTAAACAGTATACCTCATGTGCTGATTTACCCACCACCCACTTCCGAATCGTTCAAATGGTCGGTAGATCCATTCTACCAGTATCCGGTAAGTCCCGATAATGAAAAGCGTATTTTACATTTTGGTGACTTCTTGGCACAGGTTCTTGATGTCCATCTAGAAATTTCAGATTTTGACTATAGTgagttttccaaatatttcatcGCCAGTGTGGCCCTTTTCGTATTTATCAAGAAACAAATTGTACCAAGGGTTACACATTTCAGAAAATGGGCTACAGTTTTTGTATCATTTGTCATTCTACTCACAAGTATCGGTGGCTATAAATTTACTGAAATAAATGCCATTCCCTTTATTGCTCgtgatggtgatggtaaaatAATGTATTTTAGTGGTGGTACGGGATGGCAATTTGGTATTGAAATCTTTGCAGTAGCGGCAATGTATGTGGTTATGGGAGCACTGGTTGTTATTTTAATATTATCTCCCAAATTGCCATTTAGCTCAAGAGCTCAAAATATACAAGGTGCAGTACTTTCATGTTTCCTGTTCTTTGCCTTCTCCTACTACACTAAATGCtataaaataaaattccCAGAGTATCCATTTGAATTCTAA